The Prochlorococcus marinus CUG1417 genome includes the window TTGCCAATCAACTGGACCCCCAGCAATCATAATAGCTTCAATTAATGAAACCCCAGAAACAACCATTTTTTCTCCTGGTGCTTTAACTTCGCCAACGACAGTAATACCTATTTTAGCTGGAGCCAAAGTGGCCTTAGCAAGTTTATACTGAGTTTTACTAAATTCATTTGTCGAATTAATTTTCAGAACATCCCCATGGCTTAGTTTAATATTATTAGACTGGTCTCCATCTTCAACTAATGATATCAGATTTAAAGATGTAATTTTTTTTATTAATTCTCCATCCTCTTTAAAAAGCCTTATCAATTTTACATCTTCTAAATTTGATTTACTTGTAATTCCACCAGCCAGTTGTAATCCATCAACTAATCTTGGTGGATTTTCTAAAATATCTTCAATTTGGTACAAACCAGGTTTCTGAACTTCACCAATTATTGAAATATCTAAAGGCCTTGAATGGCTTAAACTCAATTGAAGATCAGGAACAATCAATTCTTTAGAATATTTTGATATTAAATCATTTCTCGCTTCTTCTAAAGTTTTATTCTCGATAAAGTAATTTCCAATAACTGGGAGAAAAATCCATCCATCATTTAAAACTTGAAATTCGCCGTTATAAACTTCTAAATCAGTAAATTTTAATTCTAAAATGTCTCCTGATCCAATCAGGTAATTGTATGATGTACTGGATATAGAATTCTTAAAATTATTACTTCCTATATTAGTTGAATCATTTATATTTATATCCTCAGATGCCGCAGGTAAAATGGGAAAAAATATATTAAAGATTCCAATAAAGATAAACGTAAAGAAAATATTTTTCCTCATAAATCTAAAACTTACTTCCGATTAGTTTGTATTTATATTATCAGAAAACGATAAATTTATTATGATATAATAAATTAATTCCAAAAAAAAATATTTTAAATTAAAAAATTCTTGAAGCTAAATGGAGAAAAATATAAATCTAAAAGATAGTTCAAGTAACGATGAAGAAAACTTAACCTTATCTCAGATTTTTTCAATCCTTATAAGAAGGTCAAAATTATTTGGCATAGTTACTTTATTCTTTTTTTCTGGATCAGTTTTTTTTACTATATATCAGCGAACCACGAATCCAATTTTCAGAGGTACTTTTATTATTATGACCTCGGATCCGATAGGAAATGAACCTGCATCTGCTCCTACTGCGAAAGATTTGGCTTTACAGTCATTCACTGCTAGTTCCAAAGTTGATTTTCCAACTCTAAGAATATTTCTAAAAAGTTCATTAGCATTGAAGCCATTAGCAAATAAGATGAATTTGAGTATGGAGTATTTAGAGAGGGTAATCAAGATAAAAGATGAAAAACTGGCTAGAAGTCCAGGAAATATAATTAATGTCTCTATTAATGTAAAAGACTATAAATTAGGAAAAAAATTAATTTCTAATTTATCAGATACTTATATGCAATTAGCCAATGACTGGAGGAGAAAAAGATTAAATGATGGACTAGATTTTTTAAATTCTCAGGTACCTGAAATAAATCAAAGACGTAGCAAAATTAAATCAAAATTATCTGACTTCAGAAAAAAATATACTTTTATTGACCCAAGAATTGAAGGATTAGGAATAAAAGAAAATATAAAAAAACATAACGACTCTATCAAAGAAATAAATCGAAATATAATCAACCTAGAAGAACTTAAAAAAGATGTTGAATCTAGAAGATTAACATCATTAGGGTTTGAAGAAAGATTTGGAGATAAAGGTACTGGGCTTGGGGTTGAGATCGAGAATGCTAACTCCCCAATTATTAAAGAAGCATTGAAACTAGAGGAAAAACTTGAAATGAAAAAAGGTTTATATAAAGATAAATCTTTAGTTGTTCAAAATATACAAAACCATTTAGATTCGATAAGACCTACCGTAATTAAAGCGCAATTAGAAGCTATAGATGCAGCTTCAGAATTTTATAAAGATCAATTATCCTCTTATAAACTCGCAATAAACAATTACAAGAATGAATTTGTTTTACAACCAGACATAATAAAAGGCTTTGAGGATATTCAGCAAAGAATTGAATTAAATGATGAGAGCCTTGGATCTATTATAAGAGCAAGAGAAATGTTTAGACTTGAAATTGCTCAAAAGACAGCCCCATGGACTTTGATTTCTCCTCCAAAAATGTATTCAGACCCTACTGGGCCTAATGTACTAAAATATCTCGCTTGGGGATCCTTCATAAGTATTTTTTTAGGAGCATTAATTGCTTACATTAGAGACAGACTGGATAATGTCTACCATGATCCAGCTACAATTATCGACAATATAGGTTCTATTAGCCTAGGTCTCATTCCTTATATATCTTTTTTTGAGGGTATTAGAGAACAAAAGAAATTCATTTTAAAAAACTTAGACAAACAAATAGAAGACGATAACCTTAATAAGGACAAAGAATCTTTAACAGCCAATAAAGATGAAAAAATCAATAGTTATCAAAGATTCTTTTATCAAGAGGCTTTTAGAAATATCCTTACATCTATAAGATTTCTTGAAAGTGATAAAGAAATAAATGTAGTTACAATTACTAGCTCTGTCCCAGCCGAAGGTAAAACCTTAGTAAACATATTATTAGCAAAAACATATAGTGAACTAGATAAAAAAGTATTACTTATTGATGGTGACATGAGAAAACCACAATTACATTACAGATTGGGAATGAATAATATTTTAGGCCTCTCCAACATTCTTACAGATTCTTCATTAGATGTCAGTAAAGTTATAAAAAAAGTTGAAGGCTATGAGAACTGGGATGTTATTACATCGGGTTTTGTACCACCCGATCCTGCAAGGCTTTTAAGCTCTGATCGAATGAATGAATTTATATCCACCTTAAAAAATTTACAAAGATATGACATAGTAATATTTGATTGTCCTCCTGTTATTGGATTAGCAGATGCTTCTTTAATTGCTGAAAAAACGGATGGTATGATTCTTTTGGTTTCATTAGACAAAGTGCCTGTTGGTCTTCCTTTAGAAGCTAAAAAAATTATGAAAAATAGCGGAGCCGAATTTTTAGGAGTAATCATTAATTCAATGAAAGAAGTTAACAATAATTTACTTACCAACAAAAGTTATGGTTATGGTGATCTTTACGCACAATATGCAGAAGAAGAGAATCTTTCAGAAGAATTAACCTCAAAACAAATTTTAATAAATAAGATCAAAGAGTATTTTGACAAATTTCTAAAATGGTTGGATAACTAAGAAATAAATGGGCTTGAGTAAATTTAAAATCAATTGGGTTCTTAATGAAGAGCTTGCTGTAGGAACAGCTCCTCAAAAGCAGAAACACTTAGAAAAATTAGCCGATGAGGGTATTAAGGCAATATTAAGTCTTTGCGGTGAAAATGAAGTAAAAAATGACCTTAATTTGGATGAATTTTTTGATCATAAAAGATATGTTTTACCAGATCATAAGACAGGGAAGATTCTTACTTGTATTGAATTAAATGAATCATTAGAAATTTTAAGAAATTTACTTAAGTCTGGGCCCGTTTTTGTTCATTGTTATGCTGCAGTTGAAAGATCTCCTTTAGTTTGTATGGCATGGTTAATGAAGGAACATCACTTAACTCTTCAGCAATCCCTTGATTATTTAATGCAGTCAAATCCTGGGACAAATCCTTTACCTGGTCAACTGAGAGTGCTAAAAGAGATATAAAACATATGTGTAAATGTACTTTATAAGTAAATTAATTCCACTTTTAATACTTCCCTTCGGCTTGACATTAATATTTTTAATTATCTTTGCAAAAAAAAAATCCTTAATTTTATTAGTTCCAACAATATTTATTTCATTTTTTGGTAATGGTATTATCTCGGAAATGTTATGGAGATATATAGAGTCTCCATGGGAAAGATTGAGTGTAAAAGAAATGCCGAAAGCCGATGCGATTGTAGTTTTGAGTCAAAAAAGGCATTTACCACCCGGCAAAAGTAAAATAATCGAGTGGTGGCACGATCCTGATAGATTCATGTCTGGTTTGATGCTTTTAAAAGCAAAAAAAGCAGAAAAAATAATTTTTACAGGTGGGTCTAGTCCTTATCTTCCTGAGTTACCCCCTGAAGGAAATATTTATAAGCAAGAAGCGATAGCATTTGGAATCGAACCTAATAAAATTTTAACTACAAGACCTGTAAGTAATACCATAGAAGAATCCAAAGCAGTTAAATCTATACTTAGTAATAAAAAGGCAACAATATTATTAGTAACCAGTGCATTCCATATGAAAAGAGCAAAAAAATTATTTGAAAAAGAATCAATTATTGTTATACCTTACCCTGTAGACTTCAAATCAAGTAAATACTTTGGGAAAAAAAAATTATTAAATCCATATAATTTTTTTCCAAATGCGAGCAGTTTACATTCAAGTTCTAAAGCTATTAGAGAAATTATGGGGAGATTAAAATACAACACTTTTTAAAAGATAAAATGTTATTTGCTTAATTAAAAATGGAAAATTATTCAAATTTATTAATCATTGATGCAGAATGGACTGCATGGGAAGGTTCGATGGAGAGAAATTGGAGCTTAGAAAATGAATATAGAGAAATAGTACAAATTTCAGCCATTAAAATTTATAACTTAGAAACCCTTCATAATACGCAATTTTTCTCGATTTATATAAAGCCGAAAATCAATAGTTTATTAAGTGATTACTTTATAAATCTAACGGGTATCAAACAAAAAGATATAGAGACAAATGGTATGGATTTAGTATCAGGCTCAAAATTACTTTCTGAATTTATTAAAAATTGTCATTGTCTATCATGGGGAAATGATATAAAAAGAATAAATGATAATCTAGATTTAATTTCATCAAAATTTAAAATTAAGCCTTCAAAATCTTCAGATATTCGAGAACTATTTAGACTTTATGGAGTTAATACTAAAGATTATACTTCTGGGTTAATTGACAATTATAGTAATGAAAAAAGCATAATTAAACCAGGAAGTAACCATAACGCATTATCGGATTGTGTCTCCATGGTTTCTGCATTATCAAAATTCGAAAGGTCTCATGGGAAAGATGTTTTAATTAATTATTTAAGCAAACTAAAAAAAATATAAATTCATCTTTTAATACAATATCCAATTGCCACATCAATAGAATGTGATATGGATATTTCTAAAAATATTTTTGGATAACTTTTTAATATTACATAAGGCTTACCATTGGAATAATGTCTTATCTCAATAAAATTAAACTGAATTTTATTTTTATTATTTAACGCTTTTATAACTGCCTCCTTAGCAGCATATATGCCTAATAAAGTTATTTTAGGATCTGGCCTAGAAAGAGAATAAACCACTTCAAGTTCAGTAAACAATGAAGATCTAAGGTTTACATTATCTGATGAGAATATATCATCAGGGAAAGAAGACAAATGTTGTATATCTACTCCTATTCCAATTTCATTTGAATTATGATCTTGTTCATTATTAGAAGAATCAAAATAAATATTTAAATCTTTTTCTATAGAACTTTCTTTATTATTTTTTGGGAAAGTTTGATTTTTTTCAATACTATTAAGAATCTCTCTTATTGTAGTTTCAGCTGTTATTTCTTCAAATTCAATTTGGGGGAATACTTCTTCTAATCTCACTTTAACCCTTTCTGCCAATAAGGAGCTAAAAAGATTTATTACTTCCCATAATTTTGATTCTTCTGTTATCTTTACATTTTTATTTAAAGGAAATTGTTTAATTACTTCAACTAAATTTTTATAGATATTTTTTTCCAATGTTACCAGCCCCCCAAACATAAATCACAAATATATCTAGCATTATTCTCAGTAGATATTACCTTTAATAAAAAAGCGTCATTTCCTCTGTCTCTCTCTAATTCATTAATATTTGCTCTGCATTTAAAACAAAAATATTCTTTTTTAATAGAACTTGAATTTAAATTATTTTCTTTATCAGAAATATCAAAAAATTCTCCCTTTGAATTTATCTTACTCTTATTATTTGATAACTTATCAATGAGATTATAAATTTGACTCCTAATTATTTTTATAGAATCATTTTCATGATTATCAAAGATTATATTTATTTTGAAGGTATTATTTTTAATATCAAAACTTTTAAAAATTATAATAATTGTTTTATTATTATTTAAATCAATTCTTAAACATCCATTTATTATATCTTTAAAAAACAATGCATTTTTAAAAGAAGAATCAAAAAAGTTTTCATGAATATCTTTTATAGAATTATTATTCAACTTATATGATAATTCGATATATTCTGAATTATGCAATTCAAGATTTAAGAATAAATCCTTAGGGAAAAATTCTGTTCCTAGTCGAAATAGTTTTTCAATCACCATTAAAATAAAATATTTAATAGTTGATTCAAAATTAAATAACTTAGTGAACTCCTTTTCAAAAAGATTTAAAGAAAATATTTCTGAATTAGAAGTATATCTATCTATTTGCTCTTTGATGTATTTGAAATAAATTTTGAAAAATTTTTCTTTATTACTTAGAGTTGAATAATCTTTATTTTGATCAATAATTAACTTTGATATTATTTCTCTCATTATTCTTCTTTGAATTTTTCCACTTTTTGTTTTGGGTAGATAATCAAATAAAATTATTTCTTCTGGCAGATGATATACACTTAAATTTTGTCTAATCTTATCAAGAATATTTTTATGAATATTTTCAAATTCATACTCTCTATTTTTGTTTAATGAAATAAAAATTATAGGCTTTTCACCTAAAATATTATCATTTTTTGATACGACACAAGCTTCACTGACCCCTTTTATAGAGAGACATATACTTTCAATCTCTGCGCTAGATATTCTGTGACCTGCGGTATTTATAACATCATCACTTCTACCTCCTACATAAAGAAATCCCTTATTATCAAAATATCCAACATCATGTAATCTATAAAAACCCTCTGAAGTGAAATAATTTACTTCTCTATCAGATTGAATTTCTTTGTATATTCCTTCCCAATATTTTGAAATAATTATTTCATTTGGGTCTATATTTTCAGCATCTAGTTTTTCATTACTAAATTTTTCCTTTGCAATAAATAATCCTAAATCCTCTCTAGGTTTACCAACTGATGAATAGTCATCCGGAAGACCATCCTCATCTCTCGGAGCAACTAATATACCCCCAGTTTCAGTCTGAAAATAAGTATTAACTATTGCTTTTCTTGAAGGCTTAAAAAATTCTGCAGCCCATAAACCAACTTCATGTGCTAGAGGTTCACCACAAGATCCTATTCTTTCTAGGCTGGGAAAAAAAGAATTATTATTATTATAAATTTTATTCTCATCAAATCTACTTTTTAGTAATCTGAGAAAAGTAACTGATGAATAGAAGCAAGTAATTTTTAATTTATTAATTAAATCAAAAATATTTGTATTTTCTAAAAGATAATTTAAATTTTCACACAAAATAGTTTGTGAGCCATTTGAAAGTGGGCCATAAACTGCATAAGTGTGGCCATTAATCCAACCAGCATCAGTCGCACAGAAAATGATTGAATTTTCATTAGCCCCAAAAAAATAATTAGTAGAAAATTTTGCGTAATTTATATATGATCTAACTCCATGAACCACGCCTTTAGGTAAACCTGTTGAACCTGAAGTAAACAATGTAAAAAGTGCAGAATCTTTTGAATATAAATTAGGTAATGATGTATATTTAATATTTTCATTAAATTCTTCAAGTAAATTTTCAGCATTTATCTTATATTTTGCTTTTATATTCATTATTTCTATATTTTCTAATTTTTCAATTTTTGAAGATTGATTATTTGAGAAAATAACTATATCAGGTTTGAATAATTCTATCCTTGCTAGTATTGCTTTATGAGATAAATCTTCAAAGCAAATACTATGATGAGCTCCTAGATAAGCACAGGCCAGCATAAAAATCAAAGATTCCTCTGAACTACCAATAATTCCTAAAATTTTTATCTGTTTTTTTATAGAATTATTTAAAAGCCTAGTTATTTTTCCAACAAGAGATTTAACTTGTGAATCCAGATAATCCTTATTTATCTCTTTAATTGTCCCATCTGATTTTATTATTTTCGCTAACACATCATTTTTATTATATTTTTTTAGAATAAATTCATATAAATTGAAATTTTGGTTTTCAAACGAATTATCTCTCCAATTTTCCGGAGGAATATCAATTATTAAATTAGACATATTACTAACATATTCAAAAATATATTATCCTAAAATTATGGATAATGAAAATTAGTTTATGAAAGCATTAATAAAAGTTGTTGGGCTAAATTTTATTTTTAAAATCAATAGCGCCATATGGTTTTTAATACTTAAATTAAAAGGTATAAAAGTTGGAAGAAATTTTTATATTGAAGGTGTTATATTTCTAAAGCTTAAAGGTGATGATTATTCGAAAATTTCAATAGGGAATAACGTATCTATCAATGGTGATTTAGATTTAAGAACTAGAGAGTCTGGGAAAATAATTATAAAAAATGATATAAACTTCGATAGTGATATAAGAATAGTAGCAGCAAGGAATAGCGAAATAAATATAGAGAATGGAGTAAGGATTGGAAGAAATACTATGATAGTTGCAGGTGAAGATGTAAAAATTGGTGCAAACGTACTTATTGGCCCTAATTCTTTAATTCAAACTTCTAATCATGGATTTTCAAATCCAGGAGATATAAAGGGACAAAAATATTCACACAAGCGCATCGAGATTGAAAATGGAAGTTGGATTGCTACATGCGTAATATTATTACCTGGAGCTTTTATTGGCGAAGGATCAGTAATAGGAGCAGGTTCAGTTGTTTCAAAAAAAATCAGTCCAAAATCAATTGTTTCAACTCCGCCGGCAAAAATAATATCTAAAAGATCTTAAATATAATTTATAATGATTTTAAATTATTCAAAAAATAATTAACTTTATAGCATCAGTCAATTGATCTATTTTATCAAAATATTTATCAACATACTTATTAGTAGAACTAGTTATTAATTCCTTAGATTTTTCAAGAATATAAACTAGTGCGCCGTTTTCAGAAGCCTCAATAACGGTAGTTGATGTGGGATTACAAGGTATATATATTTTTGTTCTTTTAGCAAGTTCTACAAAATCTTCATTGCCTGCAAATATCTCAAAATTTTTATTTTCAGAATTTATTGTTGATAAAAAATCATTTTTTGTTTGTGCGGGATGTAATTTTATAGCAAAACTTATATTATTTATTTGTAGCTTTTCAATTAAAGTTTTTAGGTTTGAATACATCACTCTAGAAGTACCTATAAGCAGATCTATATCCTTTTTAAAATTTTTAGCTTTGTTTTTTATATTTTTATTTTGTTTGTAAACTTTTGATTTAACGGGATAATTAACTTCAAACTCATTTCTTGTTAAAATTATTTCGGAAGGAAGAGTAAGAATCTTTTCATATAATTTAGGATACATATACCCTATATGATTTGGTGCAATAATGGAATGTTGAAATTCCTGAGAAATAATATTTAGCTTATTAGTAAGATAGCAAACGCTTTTAAGAGAACCATCATTTATTAGTCCTACTGAATTAAGATTTTTAAATCTTTTTAATATGTTTTTCCAAATAAAATATGATGATTTAAATTTTTTATAGTTTTCTGTAAATATTTTTACAAAATCAATTTCAGTTTTGAAATTATTATTAATTTTTTCATCAATATATTTAAATTCTGAGATTAGAGATTTTGGTACAAATACAAATCTACTTAATAATTTAATAATAAAATCAACACTTTCTTTTTTAAGACCGTTTTGATTTATCAAGTTATTATTAGTAATCAAAAATGATTGAGATTTAAATTTATTAATTTCTTGATTAATACAAAATAAGTTTCTATTAAAGATAAATATTCTTTTATATTGATTTTTTTTCATAAAATAAAATTTGATAAAATAACCTATTAAATTTAAAAACTTCCTTGTCAATCTAAAGATCTTTAAAATTAAATCCTCGTATGTTTTTAAAGGATAACTGTAAATACCATTAAATTCACACAACGCGAATTGAACATCATACCTTACAATATCCCACCATTTAAATCCTTCTGAATCAATACAAATATAAAATAATTTATTTCTTTTCTCAAAAGAATTAAAATCCAAAATAAACTTTTCTAAGTTGTCAGAAATATTATCTTTCATTTCTCTTGATAATTATTTAAATATTTTCTTGCATTTTCTAAATCTTCAAAATTATCAATATCTATAGACCTCTCTTTTTCCATAATGACAAGTCCTAAATCCCCTCCCCATAATTTACCTGTTAAATCAAATAATTCTCTTTTTACAGAAAAAATGGCTCCATTTCTTCTATAAAAAATAGGTAACTTTTGCCTGCTTAAGAATTCATAATTCGGAAGGAGAGATTTAGCATTACCTTCTTCTAAAATATAAGTTTTTGCGGCGCTATTATCAGATTTATAAACACTTAAAACTGAATCATAATTTTCTTGATTAATCATATTTAATGCATTTAAAATATCTTTTTTCTGCCTTAAAGGTGAAGTTACTTGAAGTATAGTAATTGAATTAAATCTTTCACATTTGAAATCAACTTCTTTAAGTAAATGTTTTACAACAGATGCTGTAGTAGCATCATCAGTAGCCAGTTCCATTGGTCTATTTACTAAAAAAATACCATTATTCAATGTAATATTTTTAAGCTCGTGATCTTCTGTTGATACGAAAATATTATTTAATGGAAAAGCCGATTTTGCTTGATTAATAGTCCATTCTAGAAGAGAAATATTTTTATATATTTTCCTAGCATTTTTTCCAGGAATACCCTTACTTCCACCTCTTACTGGAATAATACATAAATTTTTATCCATAATAAAACTATTCTTTTATGTAATGTATTTTTTTCTGTATGGTAGTTTTACAAGTAGCTAAATAATTTGCAATCTTTTTACCAGATTTTCCGTCCCCTACAATAGTAGATTTTTTATATTTCCCATGTTTTATCTGATAATTTATAGCTTCATATATATTATTACTATCATGATTTACATCAATTACATTATCACTTTTTTCTCTTCCTTCTTGTCTTGAACCAATATTTACACAAGGTGTTCCTAAGAAAGCACACTCTCTAAGTCCTGATGAAGAATTTCCAACAATACATTTCGCATTTGCCAATAAACATATATAATCCTCAGGTGAAAAATTTCTATAAAATCTCATATTTATAGTATTATTTTTCTCTCTGAATGATCTTATCCCTTTAGAGACATCATCTGAACCCGCATCAACATTTGGCCAAAGCCAAATAATTTGCATTCCCTTCTGGGCATGCTTAAAAGCAGCACTTAAAGTGTGATTAATTTGAGCAAATCCCTCTCCGTATTCTGTAGTAATTGGATGTTGTAGTACTACTATAAAGTCCTTATCTGGGTCAATCTCTTCACCAACTCCCCCATATTTTTTAAAAATTTCAGGGTCTAATTTCAGATCAGATTCTGCGACCAAGTCAATTGCTGGACAACCGGTTAAGTAAACTGAACTAGGATCTTCACCTAATCGTAAAATAAAATCTTTTGCTCTTTCCGTTGCCGGGAAATGAATATGAGCTAATTTTGTTATTGCATGTCTAACTGATTCATCAATAGAACCGGTTACTTCACCACCCTGAGTATGAGCAAGAGGAATATTCATATAACTTGATGCGATTGCAGTGGCAAGAGTTTCAAATCTATCAGCAACTGTCAATACAATATCGGGTTTTAAATTTTCAAAATGCGTAGCTAATTCAATAATCGCCAAACCAGTAGATTTAGCCATTGTTGTTGGATTTTCGCCTTCTATTATTGATGATACAGTTGCTAATTCTTTAAAACCATCTGCACGTATATTATTAATTGCCGAACCGAATCTTGTTAGTAGAGCTGATGAACCAACTATTAACTGTAATTCTAAGAGAGGATGTTTATCAATTTCTCTCATTACTGTTTTTATTCGACCATAGTTAGCTCTACTATGAACAGCTATACAAACCTTTCTTTTCATTCAATCTCTTCTAATTTTAAAAGTCTGTTTATTTTAACATTGGTTTTTAATTTCTTCCCTATGAGTTTATGAAGATCTTGAATTGGGACCCCAGAACCAGGTTTTTTTAGAGAAAGATCTTTTTCATTAATTATGTGACCTTTTTCAAAATCACCATTGTATGTAAGACTTTTACCAAAAAGTTTTTTTTGTTTATTAAGATCCTTAGCTATAAGATCTTTATTGATTGGATTTAATCTCATAATTTCTAAGTCTTTTGAAAAACTAACAATTGATTCTATTTCTTCTAAAGTTAAAGAGGATGATACATCTGGACCAAACATTCTTTTATCGAATGTGGCATGGACTTCAATAATGTTAAAACCATTTGCTAATGCTGCTAGAGAAGGAGATATTGATCCAGAATGGTCAGATAATCCGACCCTACAATTATATTTTTTTTTAAAATCATGCAGAATGTTTAGACCAACTTCTGCCAAATTAGTTGGATACTTACTTGTGCACTGCATCAAACAAAAATTACTTTTCTCTTTTTTTAGTAATTTTATTAATTGATCTATTTCAGCCCAACTACTCATCCCAGTACTTATTATCATAGGCATTTCTAATTTTAATAATGATCTAAAAATACCATTGATAGAAATGTCACCAGAACCTATCTTCCAACCTTCTACCCCAATATCTTTTAGTAATTTTACTGCCGCTAAAGAAAAAGGTGTACTTAAAAATAATATTTTTTTTTCATCAGCATGTTTTTTTAATTCTAACCATTCTTTCTTAGTAAACTCCATTCTTTTCCAATATTCATATCTACTTTTATCTTGATATGAGAAATTTACTCTAAATTCATCATCAAATGATGACTCTTCTGCTGCTATATGAGTTTGAAACTTAATTGCGTTTACCCCTGCATCTGCACACGCATCAATATATGCATGAGCCATACCAAGAGATCCATCATGGTTTTGACCAATCTCTGCAATTATTAACGATTTAGATTCTATAGATAAGATTTCGTCTAATTTCATTGCAAAAATTCAATCACCCTCTAAATTAAAACATAATATCACCTAAGGTAATCTAGAAATTATAAAACTACTAAAAAATGTAGGTTAGTAATTACTGATTATGATATTTTTATAAAAGAATATTATTATGGTCAATCATTTATAACGCTCAAATTCATAAAATATAGATGGTAAAAATTAACGAAAATTAGAATATTTTTATTGATCTTGATTACTTCAAAATAGAAATAAGTTTTACCAATTCCCTACAAAGGATTAAGAAAAAACTGCTTAATTTCAGAACATTTTGAAAATCTTATATTAAGCAAGATTTTACTTATTCTTGAGTATTGAAATCAAATAACTCAATACCTTTAAAATTTCTATCTTTGATAAATTTTCTTTTTTTATCATTTTCGGATAGTAATGAACATGGTAAGGGCCAATTTATATTTATTGCAGGATCAAATGGATTAATTCCATTATCATGTTCAGGAGAAAATTTTTCAGTTACGAAATAAATTATTTCAGTATCATTTTCCAATGTTTGAAAACCATGAGCAAAACCTTCAGGTATGACAAGAAATTTTTTATTTTCTGGTGTAAGTATTTGCGAAAAATATTTTAAATAAGTTTCTGAACCTTTTCTTAAGTCTATTGCTACATCAAATAAAGAACCATTACAACAAGAAACAATTTTTGTCTCGGCGTATGGATAAAGCTGAAAATGACACCCCCTAAC containing:
- a CDS encoding polysaccharide biosynthesis/export family protein, with product MRKNIFFTFIFIGIFNIFFPILPAASEDININDSTNIGSNNFKNSISSTSYNYLIGSGDILELKFTDLEVYNGEFQVLNDGWIFLPVIGNYFIENKTLEEARNDLISKYSKELIVPDLQLSLSHSRPLDISIIGEVQKPGLYQIEDILENPPRLVDGLQLAGGITSKSNLEDVKLIRLFKEDGELIKKITSLNLISLVEDGDQSNNIKLSHGDVLKINSTNEFSKTQYKLAKATLAPAKIGITVVGEVKAPGEKMVVSGVSLIEAIMIAGGPVDWQANRQNIQLIREDEYGAINVSRYKYNINKNNSIINNPILKDGDIINVNAVNYTKFSRGVQTIFAPLRDIITGITFYELINDD
- a CDS encoding polysaccharide biosynthesis tyrosine autokinase — encoded protein: MEKNINLKDSSSNDEENLTLSQIFSILIRRSKLFGIVTLFFFSGSVFFTIYQRTTNPIFRGTFIIMTSDPIGNEPASAPTAKDLALQSFTASSKVDFPTLRIFLKSSLALKPLANKMNLSMEYLERVIKIKDEKLARSPGNIINVSINVKDYKLGKKLISNLSDTYMQLANDWRRKRLNDGLDFLNSQVPEINQRRSKIKSKLSDFRKKYTFIDPRIEGLGIKENIKKHNDSIKEINRNIINLEELKKDVESRRLTSLGFEERFGDKGTGLGVEIENANSPIIKEALKLEEKLEMKKGLYKDKSLVVQNIQNHLDSIRPTVIKAQLEAIDAASEFYKDQLSSYKLAINNYKNEFVLQPDIIKGFEDIQQRIELNDESLGSIIRAREMFRLEIAQKTAPWTLISPPKMYSDPTGPNVLKYLAWGSFISIFLGALIAYIRDRLDNVYHDPATIIDNIGSISLGLIPYISFFEGIREQKKFILKNLDKQIEDDNLNKDKESLTANKDEKINSYQRFFYQEAFRNILTSIRFLESDKEINVVTITSSVPAEGKTLVNILLAKTYSELDKKVLLIDGDMRKPQLHYRLGMNNILGLSNILTDSSLDVSKVIKKVEGYENWDVITSGFVPPDPARLLSSDRMNEFISTLKNLQRYDIVIFDCPPVIGLADASLIAEKTDGMILLVSLDKVPVGLPLEAKKIMKNSGAEFLGVIINSMKEVNNNLLTNKSYGYGDLYAQYAEEENLSEELTSKQILINKIKEYFDKFLKWLDN
- a CDS encoding dual specificity protein phosphatase family protein; protein product: MGLSKFKINWVLNEELAVGTAPQKQKHLEKLADEGIKAILSLCGENEVKNDLNLDEFFDHKRYVLPDHKTGKILTCIELNESLEILRNLLKSGPVFVHCYAAVERSPLVCMAWLMKEHHLTLQQSLDYLMQSNPGTNPLPGQLRVLKEI
- a CDS encoding YdcF family protein, with amino-acid sequence MYFISKLIPLLILPFGLTLIFLIIFAKKKSLILLVPTIFISFFGNGIISEMLWRYIESPWERLSVKEMPKADAIVVLSQKRHLPPGKSKIIEWWHDPDRFMSGLMLLKAKKAEKIIFTGGSSPYLPELPPEGNIYKQEAIAFGIEPNKILTTRPVSNTIEESKAVKSILSNKKATILLVTSAFHMKRAKKLFEKESIIVIPYPVDFKSSKYFGKKKLLNPYNFFPNASSLHSSSKAIREIMGRLKYNTF
- a CDS encoding exonuclease domain-containing protein; protein product: MENYSNLLIIDAEWTAWEGSMERNWSLENEYREIVQISAIKIYNLETLHNTQFFSIYIKPKINSLLSDYFINLTGIKQKDIETNGMDLVSGSKLLSEFIKNCHCLSWGNDIKRINDNLDLISSKFKIKPSKSSDIRELFRLYGVNTKDYTSGLIDNYSNEKSIIKPGSNHNALSDCVSMVSALSKFERSHGKDVLINYLSKLKKI
- a CDS encoding holo-ACP synthase; the encoded protein is MFGGLVTLEKNIYKNLVEVIKQFPLNKNVKITEESKLWEVINLFSSLLAERVKVRLEEVFPQIEFEEITAETTIREILNSIEKNQTFPKNNKESSIEKDLNIYFDSSNNEQDHNSNEIGIGVDIQHLSSFPDDIFSSDNVNLRSSLFTELEVVYSLSRPDPKITLLGIYAAKEAVIKALNNKNKIQFNFIEIRHYSNGKPYVILKSYPKIFLEISISHSIDVAIGYCIKR